One genomic window of Providencia hangzhouensis includes the following:
- a CDS encoding (2Fe-2S)-binding protein, translated as MKINNAVPIIERKPLTLTINGQKIGPIDVPVGMPMIEFLHEYLDLTGTHFGCGQGICHACTIMEIQPDGTTVESRTCIFGAHYFNNKNIVTIEGQAKLDEQGKVVELTPIQQAFIENFSFQCGYCAPGFVTGATVFLDKLKKNPVKRDQLEHAIEEALNEHICRCTGYVRYYEAVRKVALDTPGCVID; from the coding sequence ATGAAAATCAACAATGCCGTTCCGATTATTGAGCGCAAGCCACTAACACTGACCATTAACGGCCAAAAAATTGGTCCTATTGATGTCCCTGTTGGGATGCCAATGATTGAGTTTCTACATGAATACCTAGACCTCACTGGCACCCACTTTGGTTGCGGACAAGGGATTTGCCATGCTTGTACCATTATGGAAATCCAGCCCGATGGCACAACGGTTGAAAGCCGGACTTGTATCTTTGGTGCCCATTATTTCAACAATAAAAATATTGTTACCATCGAAGGGCAAGCCAAACTGGATGAACAAGGCAAAGTTGTTGAATTAACGCCAATTCAACAAGCTTTTATCGAAAACTTTTCGTTCCAATGTGGTTATTGTGCTCCCGGTTTTGTCACAGGTGCAACGGTGTTTCTTGATAAACTGAAGAAAAATCCAGTGAAACGAGACCAACTCGAACATGCGATTGAAGAGGCTCTCAATGAGCATATTTGCCGTTGTACAGGTTATGTACGCTATTATGAAGCTGTGAGGAAAGTCGCTCTCGACACTCCTGGCTGCGTAATCGACTAG